In Cucurbita pepo subsp. pepo cultivar mu-cu-16 chromosome LG04, ASM280686v2, whole genome shotgun sequence, the following are encoded in one genomic region:
- the LOC111792722 gene encoding uncharacterized protein LOC111792722, whose translation MGGRPKELPDFTRQLHFEFATKDLGSLCYFLGLEASPTPNGLFISQLKYVRDILTRAQLLDSKPVHTPMVVSQYLTTDGSSFSNLTLYLSLVDDLQYLTITRLDFAHGTNSVNQCLHDPTVDHFLAVKRILLYVK comes from the exons ATGGGTGGCCGACCAaaggagctcccaga CTTTACTCGCCAGCTTCATTTTGAGTTTGCTACCAAGGATTTGGGTTCTCTTtgttactttcttggtcttgaagcttcacccaCTCCTAATGGTCTTtttattagtcagttaaaatatgttCGAGATATTCTCACTCGTGCTCagttgctcgatagcaaaccagtccacactcccatggttgtttctcaGTACCTGACTACTGATGgttcttctttctctaatcTTACTCTCTATCTATCTCTTGTTGATGACCTTCAGTACTTAACCATTACGCGTCTAGATTTTGCCCATGGTACCAATTCTGTCAATCAATGTTTGCATGACCCTACTGTagatcactttcttgctgtcaaacgTATTCTTCTCTATGTTAAGTga